In the Manis javanica isolate MJ-LG chromosome 14, MJ_LKY, whole genome shotgun sequence genome, one interval contains:
- the LOC118969036 gene encoding histone H2B type 1-B gives MPEPSRSAPAPKKGSKKAISKAQKKDGKKRKRSRKESYSIYVYKVLKQVHPDTGISSKAMGIMNSFVNDIFERIASEASRLAHYNKRSTITSREVQTAVRLLLPGELAKHAVSEGTKAVTKYTSSK, from the coding sequence ATGCCGGAGCCTTCTCGCTCAGCACCGGCGCCCAAAAAGGGTTCCAAAAAGGCCATCTCCAAGGCGCAGAAAAAGGACGGCAAGAAACGCAAGCGCAGCCGCAAGGAGAGCTACTCCATCTACGTGTACAAGGTGTTGAAGCAGGTGCATCCAGACACCGGCATCTCATCCAAAGCCATGGGCATCATGAACTCGTTTGTCAACGACATCTTCGAACGCATCGCTAGCGAGGCCTCCCGCCTGGCGCACTACAACAAGCGTTCCACCATCACGTCCCGCGAGGTGCAGACGGCTGTGCGCCTGCTGCTTCCCGGAGAGCTGGCCAAGCACGCCGTGTCGGAGGGCACCAAGGCCGTCACCAAGTACACCAGCTCCAAGTGA
- the LOC118969037 gene encoding histone H2B type 3-B — MPDPSKSAPAPKKGSKKAVTKAQKKDGKKRKRSRKESYSIYVYKVLKQVHPDTGISSKAMGIMNSFVNDIFERIASEASRLAHYNKRSTITSREVQTAVRLLLPGELAKHAVSEGTKAVTKYTSSK, encoded by the coding sequence ATGCCTGACCCGTCCAAGTCAGCTCCAGCACCCAAAAAGGGTTCTAAGAAAGCCGTCACCAAAGCGCAGAAGAAGGACGGCAAGAAACGCAAGCGCAGCCGCAAGGAGAGCTACTCCATCTACGTGTACAAGGTGTTGAAGCAGGTGCATCCAGACACCGGCATCTCATCCAAAGCCATGGGCATCATGAACTCGTTTGTCAACGACATCTTCGAACGCATCGCTAGCGAGGCCTCCCGCCTGGCGCACTACAACAAGCGTTCCACCATCACGTCCCGCGAGGTGCAGACGGCTGTGCGCCTGCTGCTTCCCGGAGAGCTGGCCAAGCACGCCGTGTCGGAGGGCACCAAGGCCGTCACCAAGTACACCAGCTCCAAGTGA
- the H2AC25 gene encoding histone H2A type 3: protein MSGRGKQGGKARAKAKSRSSRAGLQFPVGRVHRLLRKGNYSERVGAGAPVYLAAVLEYLTAEILELAGNAARDNKKTRIIPRHLQLAIRNDEELNKLLGRVTIAQGGVLPNIQAVLLPKKTESHHKTKGK from the coding sequence ATGTCTGGCCGCGGCAAGCAGGGCGGCAAGGCACGCGCCAAAGCCAAGTCGCGGTCGTCGCGCGCGGGGTTGCAGTTTCCTGTGGGTCGTGTTCACCGGCTGCTCCGCAAGGGCAATTATTCGGAACGTGTTGGCGCCGGTGCTCCTGTCTACCTAGCGGCAGTGCTCGAATACCTAACCGCCGAGATCCTGGAGCTGGCTGGCAATGCGGCGCGCGACAACAAAAAAACGCGCATTATCCCGCGCCATCTGCAGTTAGCGATCCGCAACGACGAGGAGCTCAACAAGCTGCTGGGCCGCGTGACCATCGCGCAGGGCGGCGTCTTGCCCAACATCCAGGCCGTACTGCTGCCCAAGAAGACGGAGAGCCACCACAAGACCAAGGGCAAGTGA